One genomic segment of Desulfomicrobium sp. ZS1 includes these proteins:
- a CDS encoding L-threonylcarbamoyladenylate synthase: protein MSAVHEAELLELARGRLVIYPTETFYALGCLATVHSAVERIFSVKGRPKGKPLPLIISDWQMAERFLRLTNVEEALARKFWPGPLSIVVKVDQRVSPLAQDSGGRSAVRMSPHAIAAQLCREAGGPLVSSSANRSGRPPACRPEELDPELVRLSEALVITDSPWPGGGLPSTLVEIVGANSVRILRAGAIPMEEISAAGFEVVS, encoded by the coding sequence ATGAGTGCGGTACATGAAGCCGAACTGCTTGAACTTGCAAGAGGAAGGCTGGTCATCTACCCGACGGAGACGTTTTACGCCCTGGGCTGTCTGGCCACCGTACACTCTGCTGTGGAGAGGATTTTTTCGGTCAAGGGGCGGCCGAAGGGCAAGCCTCTGCCGCTCATTATCTCCGATTGGCAGATGGCGGAGCGCTTTTTGCGGCTCACGAACGTCGAGGAGGCGCTGGCCCGGAAATTTTGGCCGGGGCCGCTTTCCATCGTGGTTAAAGTCGATCAGCGCGTGAGTCCGCTTGCACAGGACAGTGGCGGCCGTTCGGCCGTGCGCATGTCGCCGCACGCCATTGCCGCGCAGCTCTGCCGGGAAGCCGGTGGTCCGCTGGTGTCTTCCAGCGCCAACCGCAGCGGGCGGCCACCCGCGTGCAGGCCCGAAGAGCTCGACCCCGAGCTCGTGCGGCTGTCGGAGGCGTTGGTCATTACGGACTCTCCATGGCCCGGCGGAGGACTGCCGTCCACCCTGGTGGAAATCGTGGGGGCGAACTCCGTGCGAATTTTGCGGGCGGGAGCGATACCTATGGAA
- a CDS encoding CinA family protein has product MELDVETMVARLGESLLLQGARMATAESCTGGLVASTLTDVAGSSRWFEGGVVAYDNRVKMRLLGVPEEILIRHGAVSQACVESMVHGVCELMKVPVALAISGIAGPDGGTPEKPVGLVWMAWRVNRRVWSREFRFQGSRREIKNSSVREALLGLL; this is encoded by the coding sequence ATGGAACTGGATGTGGAAACCATGGTCGCTCGGTTGGGAGAATCCCTGCTTCTTCAGGGCGCCCGCATGGCCACGGCCGAATCCTGCACCGGCGGGCTGGTGGCCAGTACGCTGACGGATGTGGCGGGAAGTTCGCGCTGGTTCGAGGGCGGCGTCGTGGCCTATGACAACCGCGTCAAGATGCGTCTGCTTGGCGTGCCGGAAGAGATATTGATTCGCCATGGCGCGGTCAGTCAGGCCTGCGTGGAGAGCATGGTCCATGGAGTGTGCGAGCTGATGAAGGTCCCCGTTGCCCTGGCCATTTCCGGCATCGCGGGTCCGGACGGGGGCACTCCGGAAAAACCTGTGGGGTTGGTCTGGATGGCGTGGCGGGTTAACCGCAGGGTCTGGAGCCGGGAATTTCGGTTTCAGGGTTCGCGCCGGGAGATCAAAAATTCAAGCGTGCGTGAGGCCCTTTTAGGACTGCTCTGA
- a CDS encoding GH36-type glycosyl hydrolase domain-containing protein produces MKTPPAQPWSSRLGFCALLFLFIPAAALVFGTRPPIPFPATPAATAILAGAIGLLSATGLTLVTAHRLPGLLAALSDFSIPAIFTLAANPGVTLWQAPSNWPDLLRVGPLCASFFALSHILLVAFSLTRRGKHPSLLAQASLLAVPFIFNWLLLLQSPHLLQQLTGALPGIDVLSPRALELGGRVVVLAVFNVFSAVILNALCIGDLLREAKTFALLAGSATLAGLSPLAADLGSSQAAATLPQGLSVLAAVAAVAVAQAGLWSQTFLMTGLLMDALKGRRPAGYWGAHHFREGLGKGAMYSALFLGLLFLVRTMAESPLMEALRLILPLATHLAVGAMFMPLAKTILETFDGSPTFFSRLVNNACSTHLYLRGALLGFGLHLIPIHELMHKNPGIRFLLGAGMGAMVYAGAGMALDLLEKFRGRRQRLQNWRVYLNGTLLGGFVGGAIAWYVDPSQSAVVLNKFRMYVTLHVQNPQDYVIYPLFSKWGAMNLGPQTGSARLLFNESVSGVINWSLAAPLFSVNFFFLTALFARSWAPVRLMASRQGVIAIAEQTVRVLRWGLWMAPVIYSLLRISPDPTWYNQDGAIRTLAAIWQSIVLTPGAFRGWSIETFLHLLAYDWVRILIWFDHMGLRVATLVNLSFVGGDALDEFLARFQGHAGRTRCIPEALRRFATWAPLLIPFFLPMGADWAHVWDGAEAIQKTGQGQASPLAALIVLFTVVALGVGIVRARGRKQPTGGVRPAHGPQRPNLRPADEIALCNGVYTALFTQDGRGYSRVFSSIRHGMEYDLTNRPTSRAHIAGKFIYLRDEHGEAWSLGFSPITRDDAQTSVERTSPLSVALSCRCRNIETKADVTVPAELSAETCRIRITNTGATPRRIDLVSYREICLNDPNPQLRHPFYNRQHIATWFVREQQVVFARNRMIKTLGNARGGPRPSPEVYFHAAHLPNPARVCLLGYQDSRAAFLGDRTLRDPEGLDQAPLKTDNTDLHYTFDPIASLFLRFELEPGESAEAVLIDGYAPEAEAGSRLLSRILDQTSSAVDHPNKSASASRQIREPSIEEMLLPAQESAYSFSENGEQLRLNWKTPRRWEHLMVNDLGYGTLVTNDGSFSSFMGNSQQNAITPFAPDTMTTQEPGQVLFLRDADTGELSSPTYIPFREKDATLDVTFGLGHCVFRKTRGSVTTELTAFVRHDQPMEARLLRIVNAGDRPVSYDVTFFAQIILAEIPMDSAGQIVTEEDREKGVLFFSRPENRFQRGWAFVASSLPCTAMETSLNRFMGAGRTISTAYMVETGEPDMDQDDDGYRVAAISGRITVPARGEAHMHVLVGQVPERDDCRRLISSMRRTDDVLAALRRTTAMWREMLGTIRIETTSRAFDRLVNIWLPYQILTARLWGRLGPQQRSGAYGFRDQLQDVLPLTMLRPSLARAQILLHARQQFLAGDVLQWWHQTCDGRTGLGIRNRASDPHLWLAYMTCRYVEVTGDRAILSEPIPFIEGPSIPRGQEGIAFVPRLSQDQGSLLEHCVRGVDLTLSRLGRNGLPLMGAHDWNDGLSAVGAKEKGTSVWLGFFLHDVLRTITPLVEEGGGKAKAENYRFQAARLREALDRMWKNGHFARAVSDTGEILDYVDALCSAWPLLSGAADPIKDETALLTGLARLEKENMVLLLTPFFDEESKPYPGRIADYPPGVRENGGQYSHGASWLVDALTMLSRRALENGDADCAAKLRRDALRVWLKISPLAHARGEELQTYGLPPHQQAADIFHGPGFEGRGGWSWYTGAAARMLWAAYDLLGIGVRGGEPHLDRTALEMDGAIRVRRVWMHGKEIFTAKEKNDD; encoded by the coding sequence GTGAAAACTCCCCCCGCCCAGCCATGGTCCTCCCGGCTCGGATTCTGCGCACTCCTGTTCCTTTTCATCCCGGCGGCCGCCCTGGTTTTCGGAACGCGACCGCCCATCCCCTTTCCAGCCACGCCCGCCGCCACGGCCATCCTGGCCGGAGCCATCGGGCTCCTGTCGGCGACGGGACTCACGCTGGTCACGGCGCACCGCCTGCCAGGCCTCCTGGCCGCCCTGAGCGATTTTTCCATCCCGGCAATCTTCACCCTAGCTGCAAACCCAGGCGTCACCCTCTGGCAGGCTCCGTCGAACTGGCCCGACCTGCTCCGGGTTGGACCGTTGTGCGCGTCATTTTTTGCCTTGAGCCACATCCTGCTTGTGGCCTTCTCCCTGACGCGCAGGGGAAAACACCCATCACTCCTGGCTCAGGCCAGCCTCCTGGCCGTGCCGTTCATCTTCAACTGGCTCCTGCTCCTGCAGTCTCCGCACCTGCTGCAGCAACTGACAGGTGCCCTGCCCGGCATCGACGTCCTGTCTCCCCGCGCCCTGGAACTCGGCGGACGGGTCGTGGTCCTGGCCGTGTTCAACGTCTTCTCGGCCGTCATACTCAACGCCCTGTGCATCGGCGACCTGCTGCGTGAAGCAAAGACCTTCGCCCTGCTGGCCGGCAGCGCCACTCTGGCCGGTCTGAGTCCCCTGGCCGCCGACCTGGGCTCGTCCCAAGCCGCCGCAACCCTCCCCCAGGGCCTTTCCGTCCTGGCCGCCGTCGCCGCCGTGGCGGTGGCCCAGGCTGGGCTGTGGAGCCAGACGTTCCTCATGACCGGCCTGCTCATGGACGCATTGAAAGGCAGACGGCCCGCCGGGTATTGGGGGGCGCACCACTTCCGGGAAGGTCTGGGCAAAGGGGCGATGTACAGCGCCCTCTTCCTGGGGCTCCTTTTCCTGGTCCGGACCATGGCCGAGTCCCCGTTGATGGAGGCGCTCAGGCTGATCCTCCCCCTGGCCACGCACCTGGCCGTGGGCGCGATGTTCATGCCCCTGGCCAAGACCATTCTCGAAACTTTTGACGGCAGCCCTACGTTTTTCTCACGCCTTGTAAACAACGCCTGCAGCACCCATCTCTACCTTCGCGGAGCGCTGCTCGGTTTCGGCCTGCATCTGATCCCGATCCACGAACTCATGCACAAGAATCCGGGAATCCGCTTCCTGCTCGGGGCGGGCATGGGGGCCATGGTCTACGCCGGCGCAGGCATGGCTTTGGACCTGCTGGAAAAATTCCGGGGCAGGCGGCAACGATTGCAGAACTGGCGCGTCTACCTGAACGGGACGCTGCTGGGTGGCTTCGTGGGCGGGGCCATCGCCTGGTACGTGGACCCCAGCCAGTCCGCCGTGGTGCTGAACAAATTCCGCATGTACGTCACCCTGCACGTCCAGAACCCGCAGGACTACGTCATCTACCCTCTGTTCAGCAAATGGGGGGCCATGAACCTGGGGCCCCAGACCGGCAGCGCGCGGCTGCTCTTCAACGAGTCCGTGTCGGGCGTGATCAACTGGTCCCTGGCCGCGCCCCTCTTCAGCGTCAATTTCTTCTTCCTGACGGCCCTCTTCGCCCGCAGCTGGGCCCCGGTGCGGCTCATGGCCAGCCGCCAAGGCGTCATCGCCATCGCCGAGCAGACCGTTCGCGTCCTGCGCTGGGGACTGTGGATGGCGCCGGTCATCTACTCCCTGCTGCGCATCTCCCCGGACCCCACCTGGTACAACCAGGACGGCGCCATCCGCACCCTGGCCGCCATCTGGCAGAGCATCGTGCTCACGCCCGGGGCCTTCCGGGGCTGGAGCATCGAGACATTTCTGCACCTTTTGGCCTACGACTGGGTGCGCATCCTCATCTGGTTCGACCACATGGGCCTGCGCGTGGCCACCCTGGTCAACCTGTCCTTTGTCGGCGGCGACGCCCTGGACGAATTTCTGGCGCGCTTTCAGGGACACGCCGGGCGCACGCGCTGCATCCCCGAAGCCCTGCGCCGCTTCGCCACATGGGCCCCGCTGCTCATCCCCTTCTTCCTGCCCATGGGCGCGGACTGGGCCCATGTCTGGGATGGGGCTGAAGCCATCCAGAAGACGGGACAGGGGCAGGCTTCGCCTCTGGCGGCGCTCATCGTCCTTTTCACTGTCGTCGCGCTCGGAGTCGGCATCGTCAGGGCGCGCGGCCGCAAACAGCCGACGGGCGGCGTGCGCCCGGCCCACGGACCACAGCGGCCAAATTTGCGCCCCGCAGACGAGATCGCCCTGTGCAATGGCGTATACACGGCCCTCTTCACGCAGGACGGCCGTGGATACAGCCGCGTCTTCAGTTCCATAAGACACGGGATGGAATACGACCTGACCAATCGCCCCACATCCCGAGCCCACATTGCCGGCAAATTCATCTACCTGCGCGATGAGCACGGGGAAGCATGGTCCCTGGGTTTTAGTCCCATCACGCGCGACGACGCGCAGACCTCCGTGGAGCGAACCTCGCCCCTCTCGGTCGCGCTGAGCTGCCGCTGCCGGAACATCGAGACCAAAGCCGACGTGACCGTCCCCGCGGAACTGAGCGCGGAAACATGCCGCATCCGCATCACGAACACGGGCGCCACGCCGCGCCGCATCGACCTGGTCTCGTACCGGGAAATCTGCCTGAACGACCCCAATCCCCAGCTGCGCCACCCCTTCTACAACCGCCAGCATATCGCCACGTGGTTCGTCCGGGAACAGCAGGTCGTCTTCGCCCGCAACCGCATGATCAAGACCCTAGGCAACGCGCGCGGCGGACCGAGACCCTCGCCCGAAGTCTATTTCCACGCAGCCCATCTCCCGAACCCTGCCCGGGTTTGCCTGCTCGGCTACCAAGACAGCCGCGCGGCCTTCTTGGGCGACAGAACCCTGCGCGATCCCGAAGGGCTGGACCAGGCGCCTCTGAAAACCGACAACACGGACCTGCACTACACCTTCGACCCCATCGCCAGCCTTTTTTTGCGCTTCGAGCTCGAACCGGGGGAATCGGCCGAAGCGGTGCTTATCGACGGATACGCCCCGGAGGCGGAAGCCGGCTCCCGGCTCCTGAGCCGCATTCTGGATCAGACCTCCAGCGCAGTCGACCATCCGAACAAAAGCGCCAGCGCATCGCGGCAAATCCGCGAGCCCTCCATCGAAGAAATGCTCCTGCCCGCGCAGGAAAGCGCCTACAGCTTCTCGGAGAACGGGGAACAACTCCGCCTCAATTGGAAAACACCGCGCCGCTGGGAGCATCTCATGGTCAATGATCTGGGGTACGGCACCCTCGTGACCAACGACGGCTCCTTTTCCTCATTCATGGGCAACTCCCAGCAGAACGCCATCACGCCCTTCGCCCCGGACACCATGACCACCCAGGAACCGGGCCAAGTGCTCTTCCTGCGGGACGCGGACACCGGCGAGTTGTCCTCTCCCACATACATCCCCTTCCGGGAAAAGGACGCGACCCTGGACGTGACGTTCGGCCTGGGCCACTGCGTGTTCCGCAAGACCAGGGGAAGCGTCACCACGGAATTAACGGCCTTCGTGCGCCACGACCAGCCCATGGAGGCCCGGCTGCTGCGCATCGTCAACGCAGGGGATCGGCCGGTATCCTACGACGTGACCTTCTTCGCGCAGATCATCCTGGCCGAGATACCCATGGACTCCGCCGGACAGATCGTCACGGAGGAGGATCGGGAAAAAGGCGTCCTCTTTTTCAGCCGGCCGGAGAACAGGTTTCAGCGGGGCTGGGCCTTCGTGGCATCGAGCCTGCCCTGCACGGCCATGGAGACCAGCCTGAACCGCTTCATGGGCGCAGGCCGGACCATTTCCACTGCGTACATGGTGGAAACCGGCGAGCCCGACATGGATCAAGATGACGACGGATACCGCGTGGCCGCAATTTCCGGACGCATAACCGTACCGGCCAGGGGGGAGGCCCACATGCACGTACTCGTGGGGCAGGTGCCGGAGCGGGACGACTGCCGGCGGCTCATATCCTCCATGCGCAGGACCGACGATGTTCTGGCCGCCCTTCGCCGCACCACAGCCATGTGGCGCGAGATGCTCGGAACCATCCGCATCGAAACGACCAGCCGGGCCTTCGACCGCCTGGTCAACATCTGGCTGCCCTACCAGATTCTGACGGCCCGCCTCTGGGGCCGGTTGGGGCCGCAACAGCGCAGCGGAGCCTACGGTTTCAGGGACCAGCTTCAGGACGTGCTGCCCCTGACCATGCTGCGGCCCAGCCTGGCCCGCGCACAGATCCTGCTGCACGCGCGCCAGCAGTTCCTGGCTGGCGATGTGCTGCAGTGGTGGCACCAGACCTGCGACGGACGCACGGGCCTTGGCATCCGCAACCGCGCCTCCGACCCGCACCTGTGGCTGGCCTACATGACCTGCCGCTATGTAGAGGTCACGGGCGACCGCGCCATTCTGTCCGAACCCATCCCCTTCATCGAGGGTCCGTCGATCCCGCGCGGTCAAGAAGGCATCGCCTTTGTCCCCCGACTTTCGCAGGATCAAGGGTCGCTGCTGGAGCACTGTGTGCGCGGCGTGGATCTGACGCTCTCGCGCCTGGGGCGAAACGGACTGCCCCTCATGGGTGCCCACGACTGGAACGACGGGCTGTCGGCCGTGGGAGCGAAAGAAAAGGGAACAAGCGTCTGGCTCGGCTTCTTCCTGCACGATGTGCTGCGGACCATCACGCCCCTGGTGGAGGAGGGCGGCGGCAAAGCCAAGGCCGAGAATTACAGGTTCCAGGCGGCCCGACTGCGCGAGGCCCTGGACAGGATGTGGAAGAACGGCCACTTTGCCCGGGCCGTTTCCGACACGGGAGAGATCCTCGATTACGTTGACGCGCTGTGTTCCGCCTGGCCCCTGCTGTCCGGGGCGGCGGACCCGATCAAGGACGAAACCGCCCTTCTGACGGGCCTTGCGCGTCTGGAGAAGGAAAACATGGTGCTGCTGCTGACCCCATTCTTCGACGAGGAGTCCAAACCCTATCCCGGCCGCATCGCCGACTATCCTCCGGGAGTGCGTGAGAACGGCGGCCAGTATTCCCACGGCGCGTCCTGGCTGGTGGACGCCCTGACCATGCTTTCGCGCCGGGCTTTGGAGAACGGGGACGCGGACTGCGCTGCCAAGCTACGCCGCGATGCGCTGCGGGTCTGGCTCAAGATATCGCCCCTGGCCCATGCCCGGGGGGAGGAACTGCAGACCTACGGGCTGCCACCCCACCAGCAGGCGGCCGACATTTTCCACGGCCCCGGCTTCGAAGGTCGTGGAGGTTGGAGTTGGTACACGGGCGCGGCGGCGCGCATGCTTTGGGCTGCATACGACCTCTTGGGCATCGGCGTGCGCGGCGGCGAGCCACATCTGGACAGGACGGCTCTCGAAATGGACGGGGCTATCCGCGTGCGCAGGGTTTGGATGCACGGCAAGGAAATTTTTACGGCAAAGGAGAAAAATGATGACTGA
- a CDS encoding DUF1653 domain-containing protein, producing MMTETSRDTDRSVLRPGRYRHFKGGEYEVLGVARHSEGLEDMVVYRPLYNDTGLWVRPLSMFTETVERDGKTQPRFTLLKES from the coding sequence ATGATGACTGAGACAAGCCGGGATACGGACCGCAGCGTCCTGCGGCCAGGCCGATACCGGCATTTCAAAGGCGGAGAATACGAAGTTCTGGGCGTAGCCAGGCACAGCGAAGGTCTGGAGGATATGGTGGTGTACCGCCCGCTTTACAACGACACAGGCCTGTGGGTCCGCCCGTTGTCCATGTTCACGGAGACCGTCGAGCGGGACGGGAAAACACAACCACGCTTCACCCTCCTGAAAGAAAGCTGA
- a CDS encoding DNA translocase FtsK — protein MTKDGNKLVREICALVFACSLALVTLALYSFSPADPGFNHQSVAGHKTQNLVGTLGAYVAGGLVDLCGAAAWLWPVFFALAAAMLFFPSFRPHWLRWIGGIMLAILVPLWLHFAVLSLDLSESGMVSGGFVGRTLYALLQRVFGNYGFVLVAVCLTLIAGRLLFGMSYRALVEKCAGWLSLVRRFFQRFRDWRSERSIAVEVSASPQAQRPPAKPRKPAEDARAAEPRVISNISKPQPKPVKSAAPARPATSGSSLPPLDLLAQVPASRIAIPKAVLDRQSQALTSCFADFGIQGEVQGVQPGPVITMFEFKPAPGVKVSRIANMSDDLALALKARAVRIVAPLPGRDTVGIEIPNEQRQIVYLREIIDDPAFADTKAQLPLALGMDIQGNPKIADLAKMPHMLVAGATGAGKSVCLNCLLLSIVYKHDPEHVKLLLVDPKRIELAVYGTLPHLVHPVVTDMHLAKNALEWAVYEMEQRYEAMARTGVRHITTYNQKLSEMGDDRPEDMRDLKPFPYLIIVVDELADMMMTAAKEVEGSIVRLAQLARASGIHLILATQRPSVDVVTGIIKANFPSRIAFQVSSKHDSRTILDGIGAEYLLGHGDMLFKLSGGNIQRVHGAFVGDDEIARVVKYWEKQRPQRFELDFAEWNTAGESGGEGNGGSSDVLDDPKYSEAIDFVTDQGRASISMIQRRLRIGFNRAARFIEQMEMDGVIGPQDGSKPRLVRGKKD, from the coding sequence ATGACTAAAGACGGCAACAAGCTCGTACGGGAAATTTGCGCGCTGGTCTTTGCCTGTTCCCTGGCACTTGTGACCTTGGCCCTGTATTCCTTTTCTCCCGCCGACCCCGGGTTCAACCATCAGTCCGTGGCCGGTCACAAAACGCAGAATCTGGTCGGCACCCTGGGCGCATATGTGGCCGGAGGGCTGGTCGATCTTTGTGGCGCGGCGGCATGGCTGTGGCCTGTTTTCTTCGCCCTGGCCGCGGCGATGCTCTTTTTCCCCAGCTTTCGGCCGCACTGGCTGCGCTGGATCGGCGGCATCATGCTCGCGATCCTGGTTCCGCTCTGGCTGCATTTTGCGGTCCTGAGTCTGGATCTGTCCGAATCAGGCATGGTCAGCGGCGGATTTGTCGGCCGGACCCTGTATGCGCTGCTGCAGCGCGTCTTCGGCAACTACGGCTTTGTGCTTGTTGCCGTCTGCCTGACCCTGATCGCCGGCCGACTGCTTTTTGGCATGTCATACCGCGCGTTGGTGGAAAAATGCGCGGGCTGGTTGTCGTTGGTGCGGCGCTTTTTTCAAAGATTTCGGGACTGGCGGTCAGAACGCTCCATTGCGGTCGAAGTTTCCGCATCTCCCCAGGCACAGCGACCGCCTGCCAAACCGCGCAAGCCCGCAGAGGACGCGCGTGCGGCAGAACCCCGGGTCATATCCAACATATCCAAGCCCCAGCCCAAACCAGTGAAGTCTGCCGCTCCTGCCAGACCGGCAACTTCCGGCAGCAGCCTGCCGCCCCTTGATCTTTTGGCCCAGGTGCCGGCCTCGCGCATTGCGATCCCGAAGGCGGTTCTGGACAGGCAGTCCCAGGCCCTGACCTCCTGTTTCGCCGATTTCGGTATTCAGGGCGAGGTGCAGGGAGTGCAGCCCGGACCGGTCATCACCATGTTCGAGTTCAAACCCGCGCCGGGCGTCAAGGTCAGCCGCATCGCCAATATGAGCGATGACCTGGCCTTGGCCCTGAAAGCCCGGGCCGTGCGTATCGTGGCCCCGCTCCCCGGGCGCGACACCGTGGGCATTGAAATTCCCAACGAACAACGCCAAATCGTCTACCTGCGCGAAATCATCGATGATCCGGCCTTTGCCGACACCAAGGCCCAGCTGCCCCTGGCTTTGGGCATGGACATCCAAGGCAACCCCAAGATCGCCGATCTGGCCAAAATGCCGCACATGCTCGTGGCCGGCGCAACCGGCGCGGGCAAGTCCGTGTGCCTCAACTGCCTGCTCCTGAGCATCGTCTACAAGCACGATCCCGAGCATGTGAAGCTGCTGCTGGTCGACCCCAAACGCATCGAGCTGGCCGTCTACGGAACGCTTCCGCACCTGGTTCATCCCGTGGTCACGGACATGCATCTGGCCAAAAATGCCCTGGAATGGGCGGTCTACGAAATGGAGCAGCGCTACGAGGCCATGGCCAGAACAGGCGTGCGCCACATCACCACCTACAATCAGAAGCTCTCCGAGATGGGTGACGACCGCCCTGAGGACATGCGTGACCTGAAACCCTTTCCCTATCTCATCATCGTGGTCGACGAGCTGGCCGACATGATGATGACGGCGGCCAAGGAAGTGGAAGGCAGCATCGTCCGCCTGGCCCAGTTGGCGCGGGCCTCGGGCATTCACCTCATCCTGGCCACCCAGCGCCCTTCCGTGGACGTGGTCACAGGCATCATCAAGGCCAACTTCCCCTCGCGCATCGCCTTCCAGGTCAGTTCCAAGCATGATTCGCGGACCATCCTCGACGGCATCGGCGCGGAATACCTCCTCGGCCACGGCGACATGCTCTTCAAACTCAGCGGCGGCAACATACAGCGCGTGCATGGCGCCTTCGTGGGCGACGACGAGATCGCACGCGTGGTCAAATATTGGGAGAAACAGCGGCCCCAGCGTTTCGAACTGGATTTCGCCGAGTGGAACACCGCCGGTGAGAGCGGAGGCGAAGGCAACGGCGGATCAAGCGACGTCCTCGACGATCCCAAATACAGCGAGGCCATCGATTTTGTCACGGACCAGGGCCGAGCCTCCATCTCCATGATCCAGCGCCGCCTGCGCATCGGCTTCAACCGCGCCGCCCGCTTTATCGAACAAATGGAAATGGACGGCGTCATCGGACCCCAGGACGGCAGCAAGCCCCGACTGGTGCGCGGTAAGAAGGATTAG
- the efp gene encoding elongation factor P, which produces MLATSDFKKGKKIEIDGAPCEILECNHYKPGKGGAFMRTKYRNLLTGSVVEQNFRSGIKFPKPDLEVREMQYLYNEGDSYAFMDMTTFEQISVPHDLIGEKGGYLKEAQAYKVMLYQGRPLDLEMSGSVILEVTMTDPGMKGDTVTGASKPATLETGIVVNVPLFVEIGTKIKVNTETGEYLGRE; this is translated from the coding sequence ATGTTAGCTACGAGTGATTTCAAGAAAGGCAAGAAGATAGAGATTGACGGCGCTCCGTGCGAGATTCTGGAGTGCAATCATTACAAGCCGGGCAAGGGCGGTGCGTTCATGCGCACCAAGTACCGCAACCTGCTCACCGGATCAGTGGTCGAGCAGAATTTCCGTTCCGGGATCAAATTCCCTAAGCCGGACCTGGAAGTCCGGGAAATGCAGTACCTGTACAATGAAGGCGACAGCTACGCCTTTATGGATATGACAACCTTTGAACAGATTTCCGTCCCGCACGATCTCATCGGTGAAAAGGGCGGCTACCTGAAGGAAGCCCAGGCCTACAAGGTCATGCTGTATCAAGGGCGTCCTCTGGATCTGGAAATGTCCGGTTCCGTGATCCTGGAAGTGACCATGACCGATCCCGGCATGAAGGGCGATACTGTTACGGGCGCCTCCAAACCCGCGACCCTGGAGACGGGGATTGTGGTCAACGTCCCGCTTTTCGTCGAGATTGGAACCAAGATCAAGGTCAATACGGAAACGGGCGAATATCTCGGCCGCGAATAG
- a CDS encoding type II 3-dehydroquinate dehydratase, translating to MEFVVINGPNLGFLGQRQPEIYGAAGMDALPGMVERLLGDDAARIRLTQFQSNSEGALIDRLEEAWKVKSDGIVLNAGAYTHTSLALADCLAWIRIPCVEVHLSNVHARQSAMRHTSLIARHCIGAIAGFGIMSYALAVQALWQRLTQP from the coding sequence ATGGAATTTGTGGTTATAAATGGTCCCAATCTGGGCTTTTTGGGACAGCGTCAGCCGGAAATATACGGAGCGGCAGGTATGGACGCGCTCCCTGGGATGGTTGAAAGACTGCTCGGGGACGACGCCGCTCGCATTCGCCTGACGCAGTTTCAGTCCAATTCCGAAGGCGCGCTCATTGACCGCCTGGAAGAGGCGTGGAAGGTTAAGAGCGACGGGATTGTCCTTAACGCCGGGGCCTACACCCACACCAGCCTTGCCCTGGCCGATTGCCTTGCCTGGATCAGGATTCCCTGTGTCGAGGTCCATTTGAGCAACGTGCACGCCCGTCAGTCCGCCATGCGACACACGAGTCTTATCGCGCGGCACTGTATCGGGGCTATTGCCGGTTTCGGCATTATGAGCTATGCGCTCGCAGTCCAGGCGCTTTGGCAGCGCCTGACCCAGCCCTGA
- the yihA gene encoding ribosome biogenesis GTP-binding protein YihA/YsxC: protein MPSTVILEKTIYTIDQLEEMPLPQLALAGRSNVGKSSLLNKLTGRKNLAKISSTPGKTRSLNFYRVTPEEFYLVDLPGYGYARCSKTEREKWATLINRYLKNNPRLFGVVALLDSRLPPQALDIELITYIRAQGMDVFPVMTKADKCKQPVRSANQVAWQRLLGTEKPPLLISSHSGMNIDKLWQFFLDKFSAVQPHE from the coding sequence ATGCCCAGCACCGTAATTTTGGAAAAGACAATCTACACCATCGATCAACTGGAAGAAATGCCGCTTCCCCAACTCGCTCTCGCCGGACGATCCAATGTCGGGAAATCGTCCCTGTTGAACAAACTCACCGGCAGGAAAAACCTTGCGAAAATCAGCTCCACTCCCGGCAAAACCCGCAGCCTGAACTTTTACAGGGTCACCCCGGAAGAATTCTATCTCGTGGACCTTCCGGGATACGGATATGCCCGTTGCTCCAAAACGGAACGCGAAAAATGGGCCACGCTCATCAACAGATACTTAAAAAACAACCCCCGCCTCTTTGGAGTGGTCGCCCTGCTTGATTCACGGCTCCCGCCCCAGGCCCTCGACATAGAATTGATCACATACATCAGGGCTCAAGGGATGGATGTATTCCCCGTGATGACCAAGGCCGATAAATGCAAGCAGCCTGTCCGAAGCGCAAATCAAGTCGCATGGCAACGACTTCTGGGCACGGAAAAACCACCTTTGCTCATCTCCAGCCATTCCGGCATGAATATCGACAAACTTTGGCAATTCTTCCTTGATAAATTTTCCGCAGTGCAGCCACACGAATAA